One part of the Amphiura filiformis chromosome 5, Afil_fr2py, whole genome shotgun sequence genome encodes these proteins:
- the LOC140153721 gene encoding uncharacterized protein, translating into MSGDTSLLLQAARSGDVDVIKQLMEKGNSLDETDEQGRSALHHAVEANQHGSLRLLLEADPGLATLQDSDGRNVLHLSTVAGEVELIKELVKYVDVDAVDNEKHTAVHFATVSGLYNCIELLIEHGADPGTPDIHGAYPVHYAAQMCGEPKTAVTGIKCLQSLLSKGGSHVNCKDEGGKSPLLWASSAGSSKACKLLVDHGADINLADNDGLTAVHCATSRNKSRCLKTLLDECNCKVDQTDNNGCTPLFYAIMMDYHRCVKILLKHGASPSWQDLNGKSPVHCAAAKGSVRYLKMLKKSKGRLELPTSSGERPIHEAARAGNNDAVQFLLKRGVGVNVRNNDGLTALHIAAETDNLPLCKELVNKGADITAVYNSSKSNQTTAGVLAKEKGCQSCAEYLQYVQDHGIQPERRTHDSSSSNDDVSSSSSSEDEKDEEEDGNDEEESDKKDVETNGDDEMKEKDEIQDNDHGIIDDGVDNRNALEDQEKKEQSTPDNLDKREDSFDNQKDNKDDSDREIMMRSPNMNNNNSPDMSSVEDEKRPSNDSASGPQSAAEPIIEDNAVEKGNDAQERKSSGKTESNPEQRPASNREKEPADEPQNHERTNPEERNETPATSNQEAKDEGETKDRKDHEEMGDRPSSSASWDPEKFQKKIADWDGYLKGNMEFLDTIIGSKAPELEEIRADAKSEMKTMVEKLETLKKEVDDRCKQLVNKMSDREGQRKHEYEALMKKWKESEARFKKSQDRIDSAVSDYRTKNQELEARLNSTDTTHSRSTSSQGSRGSAGKDRAQRRPKSQASHSDMEKERKRQHRAWLREREAEYLRKKQEVRLGLVFEHTVQSLRAKRALMAHVSMSRNSGKIPPRSPLSPRLSKSPFSQRTVDQCPVLKKSQTSGPSAEDNNLSLTSYDKAQLRRSIGDRINQRMYPKSWEMATEGQRAQDSDGYIPKWDGGVRPKHRLEFVPRTPQHKHNTQDNR; encoded by the exons ATGAGCGGAGATACATCATTACTACTACAAGCTGCCAGGTCTGGTGATGTGGATGTTATCAAGCAACTCATGGAGAAAGGG AACTCCTTGGATGAAACTGATGAACAAGGCCGCAGCGCCCTCCATCATGCGGTTGAAGCCAATCAACACGGAAGTTTACGGCTTCTTTTGGAAGCAGATCCAGGACTAGCTACTCTTCAGGACTCTGATGGTAGAAATGTTTTACACCTGTCCACTGTGGCAGGAGAAGTGGAACTTATCAAAGAACTTGTCAAGTATGTGGATGTAGATGCAGTGGATAATGAGAAACATACTGCAGTACACTTTGCAACAG TAAGTGGGTTATACAACTGCATAGAGCTTCTGATAGAACATGGAGCTGATCCCGGCACCCCTGATATACATGGTGCATATCCAGTGCATTATGCAGCTCAGATGTGTGGGGAACCAAAAACTGCAGTGACAG GTATCAAATGTCTCCAGTCACTTCTATCAAAAGGAGGCAGCCATGTAAACTGCAAAGATGAAGGGGGTAAATCTCCCTTACTTTGGGCTTCCAGTGCTGGTAGTAGTAAAGCTTGTAAATTACTTGTAGACCATGGAGCTGATATCAACTTAGCAGACAATGATGGTTTGACAG CTGTCCACTGTGCTACAAGTCGTAATAAGAGTAGATGTTTGAAGACTTTGTTGGATGAATGCAATTGTAAAGTGGACCAGACAGATAACAATGGATGCACACCACTATTCTATGCTATTATGATGGACTATCATAGGTGTGTTAAGATATTACTCAAACATGGAGCTTCCCCGTCATGGCAAGATTTGAATGGCAAAAG TCCTGTACACTGTGCAGCAGCCAAGGGATCTGTAAGATATCTGAAGATGCTGAAGAAAAGTAAAGGTCGTTTAGAATTGCCAACATCATCGGGAGAGAGACCTATACACGAAGCAGCCAGGGCAGGCAACAATG ATGCTGTGCAATTCCTGTTGAAGAGAGGAGTTGGTGTAAATGTGAGGAACAATGATGGGCTTACGGCTTTACACATCGCTGCAGAGACTGATAATCTTCCCCTGTGTAAAGAGTTGGTTAATAAGGGAGCTGATATTACTGCTGTATATAATTCTTCCAAG TCCAATCAGACAACAGCCGGTGTTCTTGCCAAAGAGAAGGGTTGCCAGTCCTGCGCTGAGTATCTCCAGTATGTACAAGACCATGGTATCCAACCAGAGAGGAGGACGCATGATAGTAGTAGCAGCAATGACGATGTGTCAAGTAGCTCTTCCAGTGAAGATGAAAAGGATGAAGAGGAGGATGGGAATGATGAGGAGGAAAGTGATAAGAAAGATGTTGAGACAAATGGAGATGATGAGATGAAAGAGAAAGATGAAATACAAGACAATGATCATGGTATAATTGATGATGGTGTGGATAACAGGAATGCCTTAGAGGATCAGGAGAAAAAAGAACAATCCACTCCTGACAATCTTGATAAAAGAGAAGACTCCTTTGATAATCAGAAGGATAACAAAGATGATTCAGATAGGGAGATTATGATGAGGAGTCCtaacatgaacaataataattCTCCTGACATGTCGTCTGTCGAAGATGAGAAAAGACCTTCAAATGATAGCGCTAGTGGTCCACAATCAGCTGCTgaacctataattgaagacaatgCTGTAGAGAAAGGGAATGATGCACAAGAGAGAAAAAGTAGCGGTAAGACAGAGAGCAATCCTGAACAGAGGCCTGCAAGTAATCGAGAAAAAGAACCTGCAGATGAGCCGCAGAACCATGAGAGGACAAATCCAGAAGAGAGAAATGAGACACCGGCTACCAGCAATCAGGAAGCTAAGGATGAGGGGGAAACCAAGGATAGGAAGGACCATGAGGAAATGGGAGACAGACCTTCCAGTAGTGCATCATGGGATCCTGAGAAATTTCAGAAGAAAATTGCTGATTGGGATGGATATTTAAAAG GAAATATGGAGTTTCTAGATACAATAATTGGCTCCAAGGCACCAGAATTGGAGGAAATCAGAGCTGATGCCAAATCTGAGATGAAAACAATGGTAGAGAAACTAGAAACACTAAAGAAGGAAGTTGATGACAGATGCAAGCAACTAGTAAACAAAATGTCTGACAGG GAAGGCCAGAGAAAACATGAATATGAAGCTCTGATGAAGAAGTGGAAGGAATCAGAAGCTAGATTCAAG AAATCTCAAGACAGAATTGACAGTGCAGTGAGTGATTACCGCACTAAGAATCAGGAACTTGAGGCAAGGCTGAACAGCACTGATACAACACATAGCAGAAGTACTTCTTCGCAAGGCAGCAGAGGCTCAGCAGGGAAGGACAGGGCCCAGAGAAGGCCAAAATCACAAGCATCACATAGCGA CATggagaaggaaagaaaaagacaGCATAGAGCCTGGTTGAGAGAAAGAGAAGCTGAATACCTGAGAAAGAAGCAAGAAGTTCGACTGGGTCTTGTGTTTGAGCACACAGTCCAATCTCTGA GAGCAAAAAGGGCTTTGATGGCTCATGTCAGCATGTCAAGAAATTCTGGTAAAATTCCACCACGCTCTCCACTCAGTCCTCGTCTCAGCAAGTCACCATTCAGCCAAAGAACAGTCGACCAATGCCCCGTACTCAAGAAGTCCCAGACTTCAGGCCCTTCTGCTGAAGATAATAATCTGTCATTAACTAGTTATGATAAAGCCCAGCTGAGGAGGAGTATTGGGGATAGAATTAATCAGAGAATGTACCCTAAATCATGGGAGATGGCAACAGAGGGACAGCGTGCACAAGATTCAG ATGGTTATATTCCCAAATGGGATGGTGGTGTGAGACCCAAGCATAGATTGGAATTTGTACCAAGAACACCTCAACACAAACACAATACACAGGACAACAGATAG